From one Nycticebus coucang isolate mNycCou1 chromosome 14, mNycCou1.pri, whole genome shotgun sequence genomic stretch:
- the LOC128565983 gene encoding olfactory receptor 1165-like, which translates to MMFHEGNQSSVTTFILLGFSEYPQLQAPLFLVFLAIYTVTMLGNLGIIVIVRVNPKLQTPMYFFLSHLSFLDMCYSSVFTPKLLETLVVEDRTISFSGCMVQFFFVCAFVIIEMFMLAVMAYDRFVAVCNPLLYTVAMSHKLCALLVTGTYLWGGLCSLTLTYSLLELSYCGPNIINHFGCEYSAILSLACSDPSFSQMACLVISIFNEACSLLVILASYIFIVVTILKMPSTGGLRKAFSTCASHLTAITIFHGIILLLYCVPNSNNSWLLDNVATVLFTVVIPMLNPLIYSLRNKDVKETVRSLITSRLHCPSI; encoded by the coding sequence ATGATGTTTCATGAAGGAAACCAGAGCTCTGTGACCACATTCATCCTGCTGGGCTTCTCAGAATATCCACAGCTCCAGGCTCCCCTCTTCCTGGTGTTCCTGGCCATCTACACAGTCACTATGCTGGGGAACTTGGGTATAATTGTGATCGTAAGAGTCAACCCCAAGCTACAAACACCCATGTACTTTTTCCTCAGCCATCTATCTTTTTTGGATATGTGTTACTCCAGTGTTTTTACACCCAAACTGTTAGAGACCTTGGTAGTGGAAGACAGAACTATCTCCTTCAGTGGATGTATGGtacaatttttctttgtttgtgcaTTTGTGATCATAGAAATGTTCATGTTAGCGGTGATGGCCTATGACCGGTTTGTGGCTGTGTGTAACCCTCTACTCTACACAGTTGCCATGTCTCACAAGCTCTGTGCTCTCCTCGTCACTGGGACTTACCTGTGGGGAGGACTCTGTTCCCTGACACTCACATATTCTCTTTTGGAACTTTCCTACTGTGGCCCTAACATCATAAATCACTTTGGCTGTGAGTACTCTGCCATCCTGTCTCTGGCCTGCTCTGACCCCTCCTTCAGCCAGATGGCCTGTTTAGTCATTTCTATATTCAATGAAGCTTGTAGCCTCCTGGTCATCTTGGCCTCCTACATCTTCATAGTTGTCACTATCCTCAAGATGCCTTCCACAGGGGGACTGCGGAAGGCCTTCTCCACCTGTGCCTCCCACCTGACCGCCATCACCATTTTCCATGGGATCATTCTCCTTCTCTATTGTGTGCCCAACTCCAATAACTCATGGCTCCTAGATAATGTGGCCACTGTGCTTTTTACAGTTGTGATCCCAATGCTGAATCCTCTTATCTACAGCCTTAGGAACAAAGATGTGAAAGAGACAGTCAGGAGCTTAATCACCTCCAGACTTCATTGTCCCTCAATATAA
- the LOC128565738 gene encoding olfactory receptor 1165-like has protein sequence MVLDNENQSSVTTFILLGFSEYPQLQAPLFLLFLAIYTVTMLGNLGIIVVVRVNPKLQTPMYFFLSHLSFLDFCYSNVFTPKLLESLVVEDRTISFRGCMAQFFFGCGFVITEMFMLAVMAYDRFVAVCNPLLYTVAMSHKLCALLVTGTYLWGGLCSLTLTYSLLELSYCGPNIINHFGCEYSAILSLACSDPSFSQMACLVISIFNEACSLLVILASYIFIVVTILKMPSTGGLRKAFSTCASHLTAITIFHGIILLLYCVPNSNSSWLLVKVATVFFTVVIPMLNPLIYSLRNKDVKETVRSLITSRLHCPSI, from the coding sequence ATGGTACTGGATAATGAAAACCAGAGCTCTGTGACCACATTCATCCTGCTGGGCTTCTCAGAATATCCACAGCTCCAGGCTCCCCTCTTCCTGCTGTTCCTGGCCATCTACACAGTCACTATGCTGGGGAACTTGGGCATAATCGTGGTCGTAAGAGTCAACCCCAAGCTACAAACACCCATGTACTTTTTCCTCAGCCATCTATCCTTTTTGGATTTTTGTTATTCTAATGTATTTACACCCAAACTTCTGGAGAGCTTGGTAGTGGAAGACAGAACTATCTCCTTCCGTGGATGCATGGCACAGTTTTTCTTTGGCTGTGGCTTTGTGATCACAGAAATGTTCATGTTAGCGGTGATGGCCTATGACCGATTTGTGGCTGTGTGTAACCCTCTACTCTACACAGTTGCCATGTCTCACAAGCTCTGTGCTCTCCTCGTCACTGGGACTTACCTGTGGGGAGGACTCTGTTCCCTGACACTCACATATTCTCTTTTGGAACTTTCCTACTGTGGCCCTAACATCATAAATCACTTTGGCTGTGAGTACTCTGCCATCCTGTCTCTGGCCTGCTCTGACCCCTCCTTCAGCCAGATGGCCTGTTTAGTCATTTCTATATTCAATGAAGCTTGTAGCCTCCTGGTCATCCTGGCCTCCTACATCTTCATAGTTGTCACTATCCTCAAGATGCCTTCCACAGGGGGACTGCGGAAGGCCTTCTCCACCTGTGCCTCCCACCTGACCGCCATCACCATTTTCCATGGGATCATTCTCCTTCTCTATTGTGTGCCCAACTCCAACAGCTCATGGCTCCTGGTCAAAGTGGCCACTGTGTTTTTTACAGTTGTGATTCCGATGCTGAATCCTCTTATCTACAGCCTTAGGAACAAAGATGTGAAAGAGACAGTCAGGAGCTTAATCACCTCCAGACTTCATTGTCCCTCAATATAA